A genome region from Maridesulfovibrio salexigens DSM 2638 includes the following:
- a CDS encoding ABC transporter substrate-binding protein yields MKKIVLMALVAVFCVCSFVNADEKIVIYTSQLEQDAQQTVEAFKKSNPGIDVEWTRTGTTALMNKLRAEFAAGSPRPDVILIADMVTMEGLKKEGRLMAYKAAPTKGYDQNLYDKDGEFFSTKIISTGIIYNDKAPFKPKSIKDLERPEAKNLLIMPSPLYSGAAAVHMHTLTQDSALGWDVYKKLAENGAVNSKGNGGTFKAVASGEKLYGFCIDYLPIRNKLKGSPVTFIIPEEGASAVTEPVAILSTAKNPTGAKKFVDFLLSDEGQKLASAQGFMPAKAGITPPEGFPAKIKLMNLDTSKALAQDKKSKRKFVKVFGG; encoded by the coding sequence ATGAAGAAAATCGTACTAATGGCCCTTGTTGCCGTATTTTGCGTTTGTTCTTTTGTAAATGCGGATGAAAAAATTGTGATTTATACTTCTCAGCTTGAGCAGGATGCCCAGCAGACCGTTGAAGCTTTCAAGAAATCCAATCCCGGTATTGATGTTGAGTGGACCCGTACAGGTACTACTGCGCTGATGAATAAATTGCGTGCTGAATTTGCAGCGGGTAGTCCTCGCCCTGATGTAATTCTTATTGCTGATATGGTGACCATGGAAGGGTTGAAGAAAGAAGGGCGCCTCATGGCTTATAAAGCTGCCCCGACTAAAGGCTATGATCAGAACCTTTACGATAAGGATGGGGAATTTTTCAGCACAAAGATCATCAGTACCGGAATCATTTACAATGATAAGGCTCCGTTCAAACCTAAATCGATCAAGGATCTTGAGCGTCCTGAGGCAAAGAATCTTTTGATCATGCCCAGTCCCCTTTATTCTGGAGCTGCTGCTGTGCATATGCATACACTGACTCAGGATTCCGCTCTCGGCTGGGATGTATATAAAAAACTGGCTGAGAATGGCGCAGTAAACAGTAAAGGTAACGGCGGAACCTTCAAGGCTGTAGCCAGTGGTGAAAAACTCTACGGTTTTTGTATCGACTACCTGCCAATTCGTAACAAGCTCAAAGGTTCTCCTGTAACTTTCATCATTCCTGAAGAGGGAGCCAGTGCTGTAACGGAACCTGTGGCTATCCTTTCCACTGCCAAGAACCCTACCGGCGCGAAAAAATTTGTAGATTTTCTGCTTTCAGATGAGGGCCAGAAGCTCGCTTCCGCTCAGGGTTTTATGCCTGCTAAAGCAGGCATTACTCCGCCCGAGGGCTTTCCTGCAAAGATAAAGCTTATGAACCTAGATACCTCCAAGGCTCTTGCTCAGGATAAAAAGAGCAAAAGAAAATTCGTCAAGGTTTTCGGCGGTTAA
- a CDS encoding methyl-accepting chemotaxis protein, translating to MTKLSIRGKLAVLFCIAIFTSLITIGLSAYSSYELTELEAQKAQEIMLDGQKEKLKSAVSSMAAALSGAVANLGDEQEQLKLMRTMIKDAFYEDDSSGYYFIYKDTVNVAHPVKPSLHGKDLDNLVGKDGIYSVRELARAARNGGDFVHFTWDKPGYDKPMPKLGYAAMIPGTDFWIGTGVYIDNIKRQAALIRTEMEEQNFTAILIQSGISAGLLLLILLPAGIIMGKGIIKPIIEIKEEARKIASGNFDTNLTVTSKDEIGELQVALSEMADSLQENITEITRKEQEAAYKAEEALRASAEAKAANDLAETKAAELLEAAIQLDNVVDSVSAASENLMVQIEQSSAGATEQASRVEETASAMEEMNATVMEVARNAASAAEDVDKARNMAEEGAKVVFRAVGGIETVSTQSKVLMEDMTTLGNQAEGIGEVINVINDIADQTNLLALNAAIEAARAGEAGRGFAVVADEVRKLAEKTMAATNDVSNAVKSIQDEARKNIDNTVKSVETITEVTELATASGESLREIVTLVNAATAQVQSIATAADQQSAASDEINRSITGISEISIETSDAMTLSRNVVSDLSVQIKTLNSMTERMKG from the coding sequence GTGACCAAACTTTCCATTCGCGGCAAACTTGCCGTTCTTTTCTGCATTGCAATTTTCACCTCGCTGATCACCATAGGACTCAGCGCATATTCTTCATATGAACTCACAGAACTTGAGGCTCAAAAGGCACAGGAAATAATGCTCGATGGCCAGAAGGAAAAACTCAAATCCGCAGTATCATCAATGGCAGCGGCTCTTTCCGGCGCAGTTGCAAACTTAGGAGACGAGCAGGAGCAGCTTAAGCTGATGCGTACCATGATCAAGGACGCATTCTATGAAGATGATTCCTCCGGCTACTACTTTATCTACAAAGACACGGTTAACGTTGCCCATCCGGTAAAGCCCTCACTGCATGGCAAGGACCTCGACAATCTTGTAGGCAAAGACGGCATTTATTCCGTACGGGAACTGGCCCGCGCAGCCCGCAACGGCGGAGACTTCGTACATTTCACATGGGATAAGCCCGGATATGATAAACCCATGCCAAAGCTGGGCTACGCAGCGATGATTCCGGGCACCGACTTCTGGATCGGAACCGGAGTATACATCGACAACATCAAACGTCAGGCGGCACTCATAAGGACTGAAATGGAAGAACAGAACTTCACTGCCATCCTGATCCAAAGCGGAATTTCCGCCGGTCTTTTACTGCTCATTCTCCTTCCGGCAGGAATCATCATGGGTAAAGGAATCATTAAACCCATCATTGAAATCAAGGAAGAAGCACGCAAAATAGCATCCGGCAACTTTGACACTAACCTGACCGTCACCAGCAAAGATGAAATTGGCGAACTGCAGGTCGCTCTTTCCGAAATGGCAGATTCCTTACAGGAAAATATTACTGAAATTACCCGCAAAGAACAGGAAGCCGCATACAAAGCAGAAGAAGCTCTACGAGCAAGCGCCGAGGCCAAAGCCGCCAACGATCTGGCCGAAACCAAGGCCGCAGAACTTCTCGAAGCCGCTATTCAACTTGATAATGTAGTTGATTCCGTATCCGCCGCATCCGAAAACCTGATGGTACAGATTGAACAATCCAGCGCCGGAGCCACTGAACAGGCCAGCCGCGTTGAAGAGACTGCCAGCGCCATGGAAGAGATGAACGCTACAGTGATGGAAGTGGCCCGAAACGCTGCCAGTGCAGCTGAGGACGTAGACAAAGCCCGCAACATGGCCGAAGAAGGCGCAAAAGTTGTTTTCCGCGCAGTAGGCGGTATCGAAACAGTGTCCACGCAATCCAAAGTCCTCATGGAAGACATGACCACCCTCGGCAATCAGGCTGAAGGCATCGGCGAAGTCATCAATGTAATTAACGATATTGCAGACCAGACCAACCTGCTGGCGCTCAACGCTGCAATTGAAGCGGCACGGGCCGGGGAAGCTGGCCGTGGATTCGCTGTTGTTGCGGATGAAGTGCGTAAACTGGCTGAAAAAACAATGGCCGCCACCAACGATGTTTCCAATGCAGTGAAGAGTATTCAGGACGAAGCACGCAAGAACATCGATAACACGGTGAAATCTGTAGAGACAATCACCGAGGTAACCGAACTTGCTACCGCTTCCGGTGAGTCCCTGCGTGAGATAGTTACACTGGTCAATGCTGCTACTGCACAGGTGCAGTCTATTGCCACCGCAGCTGACCAGCAGAGTGCCGCCAGTGACGAAATAAACCGTTCCATCACCGGAATCAGCGAGATTTCCATAGAAACCTCTGATGCCATGACCCTATCCAGAAACGTAGTCAGCGACCTTTCCGTCCAGATCAAAACCCTGAACAGCATGACCGAGCGCATGAAAGGTTAA
- the serS gene encoding serine--tRNA ligase: protein MLDLKFVQNNLDVVRESLEKRGSKLDVNEFSDLDSRRKSLLQEVESLKAERNSTSGEIAKIKREGGDASEIIARMGEVSGKIKALDEDLKDIEAAEREWLSSVPNMPDESVPFGKTEDDNPVIRHWGEKPEFDFTPREHWDLAVELGGVDFERAAKLTGARFVVLKKWGARLERALTSFMVDVQTMDHGYTEVIPPYIVNRDSLFGTGQLPKFEEDLFKLKNWEYYMIPTAEVPLTNLHRDEVLSEDDLSIAYCAPTPCFRSEAGSYGKDTKGLIRQHQFHKVEMVRFAHPDKSFEDLEKMTGHAEEILKRLGLHYRVITLCTGDMGFGSAKTYDIEVWLPGQDKYREISSCSNCVDFQARRANIKFQPKDSKKKQFVHTLNGSGLAVGRTFVAVVENYQQKDGSIVIPEALRPYMGGLEVITAE, encoded by the coding sequence ATGCTCGATTTGAAATTTGTACAGAACAATCTGGATGTAGTTCGCGAAAGCCTCGAAAAAAGAGGTTCTAAACTTGATGTTAATGAATTCAGCGATTTGGATTCCCGCCGTAAGTCCCTGCTGCAGGAAGTGGAATCCCTCAAGGCCGAGCGTAACTCCACCTCTGGCGAGATTGCAAAGATAAAGAGAGAAGGGGGCGATGCTTCCGAGATCATCGCTCGCATGGGTGAAGTCTCAGGCAAAATCAAGGCCCTTGATGAAGACCTTAAAGATATTGAAGCCGCAGAGCGCGAATGGCTCAGCTCCGTTCCCAACATGCCTGACGAGTCCGTGCCTTTCGGTAAAACCGAGGACGATAACCCGGTGATCCGTCATTGGGGCGAGAAGCCTGAGTTTGATTTCACTCCCCGTGAGCACTGGGATCTGGCCGTTGAACTTGGCGGTGTTGATTTTGAACGTGCAGCCAAACTTACCGGAGCGCGTTTTGTAGTGCTTAAGAAATGGGGTGCACGTCTGGAACGCGCACTGACTTCTTTCATGGTCGATGTTCAGACTATGGACCACGGTTACACCGAAGTTATTCCCCCGTACATCGTTAACCGCGATTCCCTGTTTGGTACCGGTCAGCTGCCTAAGTTTGAAGAGGACCTTTTCAAGCTGAAGAACTGGGAATACTACATGATCCCCACTGCGGAAGTTCCGTTGACCAACCTGCACCGTGATGAAGTGCTTAGTGAAGATGATCTTTCCATTGCCTACTGCGCACCGACTCCCTGCTTCCGTTCCGAAGCCGGTTCTTACGGTAAGGACACCAAAGGCCTTATCCGTCAGCATCAGTTCCACAAAGTAGAGATGGTTCGCTTTGCACACCCGGACAAAAGTTTCGAAGATCTCGAAAAGATGACCGGACATGCTGAGGAAATCCTCAAGCGTCTCGGCCTGCACTACCGGGTTATTACCCTGTGTACCGGTGACATGGGTTTTGGTTCCGCTAAAACTTACGACATTGAAGTATGGCTGCCCGGACAGGATAAATACCGTGAGATTTCTTCCTGCTCCAACTGCGTGGACTTTCAGGCTCGCCGTGCCAACATTAAGTTTCAGCCCAAAGACAGCAAAAAGAAACAGTTCGTACACACATTGAACGGTTCTGGTCTTGCTGTAGGTCGTACTTTTGTTGCTGTAGTTGAAAACTACCAGCAGAAAGACGGCTCCATTGTGATTCCCGAAGCACTGCGTCCTTACATGGGCGGATTGGAAGTAATTACCGCTGAGTAA
- a CDS encoding CinA family protein yields the protein MIENIVPSIGKILVEKGWTMSTAESCTGGLVAATLTDFSGSSAWFSGAVVAYSNEVKMSQLHVPEQEIIDHGAVSEPVVRAMAEGVCKTLNVDVGISLSGIAGPTGGTPDKPVGTVWMGWHVNGKTYAEKYIFNGDRKSVKDQSLQTVLEKLHQFLKES from the coding sequence ATGATTGAAAACATTGTACCATCTATCGGAAAAATTCTCGTTGAAAAAGGCTGGACCATGTCCACCGCAGAGTCCTGCACCGGAGGTCTTGTCGCCGCAACCCTGACCGACTTCTCCGGCAGTTCCGCATGGTTCTCCGGCGCTGTGGTTGCATACTCCAATGAAGTGAAGATGTCTCAGCTGCATGTCCCTGAGCAGGAGATAATCGATCACGGAGCGGTCAGTGAACCGGTTGTCCGGGCCATGGCGGAAGGTGTCTGCAAAACGCTTAACGTGGATGTAGGCATATCACTTTCCGGAATTGCCGGACCAACAGGCGGTACCCCGGATAAACCCGTGGGCACGGTCTGGATGGGCTGGCATGTAAATGGGAAAACCTATGCTGAAAAATATATCTTCAACGGTGACCGCAAAAGTGTAAAAGATCAAAGCCTGCAAACCGTACTGGAAAAGCTGCACCAATTTCTTAAAGAGAGTTAA
- a CDS encoding carbohydrate porin, which produces MKKTLALLLLFVFCCATNGICRDSLRKSLNLHGQAEERQSELLKDFQQSWDEVQKTTGPLTIEGDVLGYIQAYGDSNIDGETQDGNEYGAFKARLRLHWEPIEDGKFFFQFQGGVSDKHSNPSSRGMVLSPLNSQASRTSPGGQASISDVLYTQHFADKKMFVSLGWTDPESFMDENRFAGNGRIQFVNSMFNNEPIFDGIDTNLPIVAVGFNPEEQFKFTMLAQASTYAGRPGDQRKGDFEDIADSPLIGGQLTYSPSFGKLKGNYRVFGWTNTYDQPRIDGSEESTNWGIAFNMDQDITENFGIFARLGKGNSAINDISWTRQQRNK; this is translated from the coding sequence ATGAAAAAGACGCTGGCCCTGCTTCTCCTCTTTGTTTTCTGCTGTGCGACAAATGGAATCTGCCGCGACTCCCTGCGCAAATCACTGAACCTGCATGGACAGGCAGAAGAACGCCAATCTGAATTGCTGAAGGATTTCCAGCAATCCTGGGATGAAGTGCAGAAGACTACCGGCCCCCTGACTATTGAAGGGGACGTGCTCGGCTATATTCAGGCATACGGGGACAGCAACATTGACGGGGAAACTCAGGACGGCAACGAATACGGAGCATTTAAAGCCCGGCTGAGGCTGCACTGGGAGCCAATTGAGGACGGAAAATTCTTCTTTCAATTTCAGGGCGGTGTTTCAGACAAGCACAGTAACCCTTCCAGCCGCGGAATGGTTCTTTCCCCCCTGAACTCTCAGGCATCACGGACCAGCCCCGGCGGACAGGCTTCTATTTCAGATGTGCTTTACACCCAGCACTTTGCAGACAAAAAAATGTTTGTATCCCTAGGCTGGACCGACCCGGAATCCTTTATGGATGAAAACCGCTTTGCCGGAAACGGACGAATCCAGTTTGTTAACTCCATGTTCAACAACGAACCTATCTTTGACGGAATTGATACCAACCTGCCAATCGTTGCTGTCGGTTTCAACCCGGAAGAGCAATTCAAATTCACAATGCTGGCTCAGGCCTCAACTTATGCAGGAAGGCCGGGAGATCAACGTAAAGGAGACTTTGAAGACATCGCCGACAGCCCGCTCATCGGAGGACAGCTGACATATTCCCCCAGCTTTGGTAAACTGAAGGGTAACTACCGCGTCTTCGGCTGGACTAACACATATGACCAGCCGCGCATTGACGGAAGTGAAGAATCAACCAACTGGGGTATCGCCTTTAACATGGATCAGGACATCACCGAAAATTTCGGAATATTCGCAAGGCTTGGAAAAGGCAACAGCGCAATAAATGACATCAGCTGGACAAGGCAACAGCGCAATAAATGA
- a CDS encoding carbohydrate porin: MTSAGQGNSAINDISWTWSTGTHWQGPIPGREQDVWGVAAGGVQGNKHTDNKDMEFHYETYYQIKLTDNFSIVPDLTYVNNSNANSNNDDIMFGMLKFFFTFSTPGS; the protein is encoded by the coding sequence ATGACATCAGCTGGACAAGGCAACAGCGCAATAAATGACATCAGCTGGACATGGTCGACCGGTACCCACTGGCAAGGCCCGATACCCGGAAGGGAGCAGGATGTCTGGGGTGTTGCCGCAGGTGGTGTACAAGGCAACAAACATACGGACAACAAGGACATGGAGTTCCATTACGAGACTTACTATCAGATCAAGTTAACCGACAATTTTTCAATTGTCCCGGACCTGACCTACGTAAACAACTCCAATGCCAACAGTAATAATGATGATATAATGTTCGGAATGTTGAAATTCTTCTTCACTTTTTCCACACCCGGTTCATAA
- the thpR gene encoding RNA 2',3'-cyclic phosphodiesterase, translating into MKKIRTFIAHPVPEEWKEIIGEAYGSLREGLESKIAWVKPENMHFTLKFLGPIEESKLAEVQEVLKNIPVVNFKISTAGAGFFPALEKPHVIWIGLEQGAKEFCSTAATIESEMAKLDFKENRKSCHAHLTLGRVKKIAEDDWTVLAEKINSIKLPETEVNGFTLYKSVLTPDGPIYSVIKEYR; encoded by the coding sequence ATGAAAAAGATACGCACATTTATTGCACACCCCGTACCAGAAGAATGGAAAGAAATAATCGGAGAAGCTTACGGCAGCCTGCGCGAAGGGCTGGAATCAAAAATCGCATGGGTTAAGCCTGAGAATATGCATTTCACCCTGAAATTTCTCGGTCCTATAGAGGAGTCCAAACTTGCCGAGGTGCAGGAAGTACTGAAAAATATCCCCGTTGTAAACTTTAAAATTTCAACAGCTGGAGCCGGATTCTTTCCGGCACTAGAAAAGCCGCATGTAATCTGGATCGGGCTTGAACAGGGAGCCAAGGAATTCTGCTCAACGGCGGCAACAATTGAATCAGAAATGGCAAAGCTGGACTTTAAGGAAAACCGCAAATCCTGCCATGCCCATCTCACTCTGGGGCGGGTAAAGAAAATTGCCGAGGACGATTGGACCGTACTGGCAGAAAAGATAAACAGTATTAAGTTACCGGAAACGGAAGTAAACGGATTCACACTCTACAAAAGCGTGCTTACACCGGACGGACCGATTTACTCCGTAATTAAAGAGTATAGGTAG
- a CDS encoding trypsin-like peptidase domain-containing protein translates to MNRALKSIILALLAVVMTQPALAARDDSLRVTPVVRAVQKTAPAVVNISVTRIVERGVSPFGEMFGGQGFELFFDNLPTQKRRYRSQSTGSGVIINGRRGLVLTNAHVLSGGSDIKVRMINGEEYTAEIVGSDADFDIAVLKIKGAGNLPQVAMGDSSDIYIGETVIAIGNPFGYTHTVTTGVVSALKRTVKSKEGAYTDFIQTDAAINPGNSGGPLLNIMGDLIGINTAIQARAEGIGFAIPINRAKRVVKELLESGKVSPVWLGLSGQDLDQGSASYFGMSRVYGMLVTDVHKDTPAAYAGLKPGDIILKMNGIEVEDKAGYLALLRVQTRSEDVDLEVLHDGKVRNIVVRPQSLESQQVRSQAWSRWGMVVDKDSRGRGMLVSKVRTNSAAARLGLQPGDKIHQIGNHRVDSQKDFLDSFLRYRMNNKVMLKVQRGRNFYYVKLNS, encoded by the coding sequence ATGAATCGCGCGTTAAAAAGTATCATACTTGCATTGCTCGCTGTCGTTATGACACAGCCGGCCCTTGCTGCTCGGGATGATTCCTTGCGCGTGACACCTGTTGTTCGGGCGGTGCAGAAAACTGCTCCGGCGGTTGTGAATATCAGTGTTACCCGCATTGTGGAACGTGGAGTTTCTCCGTTCGGTGAGATGTTCGGGGGGCAGGGCTTTGAGCTGTTCTTTGACAATTTACCGACCCAGAAACGCAGATACCGTTCACAGTCCACCGGGTCCGGGGTGATTATCAATGGTCGCCGCGGGTTGGTGCTGACTAATGCCCATGTGCTGTCCGGCGGAAGTGATATCAAGGTCAGAATGATCAACGGTGAGGAGTATACTGCCGAGATTGTCGGCTCTGATGCAGATTTTGATATTGCAGTACTTAAAATAAAAGGTGCGGGCAATTTGCCGCAGGTTGCTATGGGTGACTCATCGGATATTTATATCGGTGAGACTGTCATCGCCATCGGTAATCCCTTTGGTTACACCCACACGGTTACTACCGGAGTGGTTTCCGCGCTTAAGCGTACTGTTAAGTCAAAAGAGGGTGCCTATACGGATTTCATCCAGACCGATGCAGCTATTAACCCCGGTAACAGCGGTGGTCCGCTGCTTAATATCATGGGTGATCTGATCGGTATCAACACAGCTATTCAGGCCCGGGCCGAGGGGATCGGTTTTGCCATTCCCATCAACCGTGCCAAACGGGTGGTTAAGGAACTGCTCGAATCCGGCAAGGTTTCTCCGGTCTGGCTGGGGCTGAGCGGTCAGGATCTTGATCAGGGTTCGGCAAGCTATTTCGGAATGTCACGTGTTTACGGAATGCTGGTCACCGATGTTCATAAGGATACCCCGGCTGCCTACGCGGGCTTAAAACCCGGTGATATTATCCTGAAGATGAACGGTATTGAGGTTGAAGATAAGGCCGGATACCTCGCTTTACTCCGGGTGCAGACCCGCAGTGAGGATGTTGATCTTGAAGTGCTCCACGATGGCAAGGTGCGAAACATTGTGGTCCGTCCGCAATCCTTAGAATCGCAGCAGGTCCGGTCTCAGGCATGGTCCCGTTGGGGCATGGTTGTGGATAAGGATTCACGCGGGCGAGGCATGCTGGTCAGCAAGGTGCGCACAAACAGTGCTGCAGCAAGGCTCGGCCTGCAACCCGGTGACAAGATTCATCAGATCGGTAACCATCGGGTGGATTCGCAAAAGGATTTCCTTGATTCCTTCCTGCGCTACCGGATGAACAATAAAGTTATGCTCAAGGTACAGCGCGGACGTAATTTTTATTACGTTAAATTAAATAGCTAG
- the htpX gene encoding zinc metalloprotease HtpX, whose translation MTSQIKTFFLLAALTAIVLFLGGLMGGRTGLVIAFVFAMFMNVGSYWYSDKIVLSMYKARQLSPNDAPQVHAMVEELAANAGIPTPRLYVVDQDAPNAFATGRNPENAVVAVTSGIMRILTPEELRGVIAHEIGHIANRDILIQSVAAVLAGVIMMVANMMQWAAIFGFGGDDEEGGTNPFAAILVAILAPLAASLIQMAISRSREYLADSTGAQISNDPKALASALYKLDANARNIPMDANPATENMFIVNPFSGGNMAKWFSTHPSTEDRIARLMSMAGR comes from the coding sequence ATGACCAGTCAGATCAAGACTTTTTTCCTGCTCGCCGCGCTTACGGCTATCGTTCTCTTTCTCGGAGGATTGATGGGGGGACGGACCGGGCTTGTCATTGCCTTTGTATTTGCCATGTTCATGAACGTGGGCAGTTACTGGTATTCCGATAAAATCGTTCTTTCCATGTATAAAGCCCGTCAGCTTTCTCCTAACGATGCACCTCAGGTGCACGCTATGGTTGAAGAGCTGGCTGCTAATGCCGGAATTCCCACTCCGCGTCTTTACGTGGTGGATCAGGATGCCCCTAACGCATTCGCGACCGGCCGTAACCCTGAGAATGCCGTAGTAGCAGTGACCAGCGGGATCATGCGTATCTTGACTCCTGAGGAACTGCGCGGTGTTATTGCACATGAGATTGGGCATATCGCCAACCGCGATATCCTGATTCAGTCTGTTGCCGCTGTTCTGGCCGGGGTGATTATGATGGTAGCCAACATGATGCAGTGGGCTGCAATTTTCGGTTTCGGCGGAGATGACGAGGAAGGCGGAACCAACCCTTTTGCTGCCATTCTTGTGGCAATCCTCGCACCCCTGGCAGCATCTCTGATTCAGATGGCAATCTCCCGTTCCCGTGAGTATCTTGCTGATTCCACCGGAGCGCAGATTTCAAATGATCCCAAGGCATTGGCTTCCGCTCTTTACAAGCTGGATGCAAATGCACGTAACATTCCCATGGATGCAAACCCGGCAACTGAAAACATGTTCATCGTCAACCCCTTCAGCGGCGGAAACATGGCTAAATGGTTCAGCACACATCCTTCTACCGAGGATCGCATTGCCAGACTTATGTCCATGGCTGGAAGATAA